Proteins encoded by one window of Streptomyces clavuligerus:
- a CDS encoding dynamin family protein, translating to MDARPQLINALTALRDRVAAVRLPLPLPGAPRARQTRRELLAQLDDYLIPRLKNPGAPLLAVVGGSTGAGKSTLVNSLVGRRVSEAGVLRPTTRMPVLVCHPDDLHWFEGMRVLPHLTRVWLPRQDDDGDEGGDPGENTPEGGNRLRIETAPSLPRGLALLDAPDIDSLVVENRLLAAELICAADVWVMVTTASRYADAVPWHLLRTAKEYDATLVIVLDRVPHQVVTEVSRQYAALLTKAGLGEVPRFTIPELPESAGGGSGLLPTTAVAPLFGWLAHRVEDPAARQQALGRTATGVIDSLRARMPELAAAVAGQYAAAVRLMGVVEDAYDAEHARLNRQLAAGAVLAGDARTRWRGFPRDSSAGEVLDSLTGSLCSLVQCAVAAADEQVCDSWRWEPGAGALDPAGRLDPEAAERIGITVRRWRRELEELAEDEVSGADLNTAPDPETVAALLAAALLGGRRAKGAGGRLAERIGMPGALRLRERGGELLHICVGTLLGGERDRRLAPLDALDVSPEPQAELIAALSVLQRVK from the coding sequence TTGGATGCACGGCCTCAGCTGATCAACGCACTAACCGCCCTGCGCGACCGGGTCGCCGCCGTGCGTCTGCCGCTGCCCCTGCCCGGAGCGCCCCGGGCACGTCAGACGCGCAGGGAGCTGCTGGCCCAGCTCGACGACTATCTGATCCCCCGGCTCAAGAACCCCGGGGCGCCCCTGCTCGCCGTCGTGGGCGGATCGACCGGAGCCGGGAAGTCCACGCTGGTGAACTCGCTGGTGGGGCGGCGGGTCAGCGAGGCCGGGGTGTTGCGGCCGACCACGCGGATGCCCGTACTCGTCTGCCATCCCGACGATCTTCACTGGTTCGAGGGTATGCGGGTGCTGCCCCACCTCACCCGGGTCTGGCTGCCGCGCCAGGACGACGACGGTGACGAAGGCGGAGACCCCGGCGAAAACACCCCCGAAGGGGGTAATCGTCTACGGATCGAGACAGCACCCTCCCTGCCGCGCGGGCTCGCGCTGCTCGACGCTCCCGACATCGACTCCCTGGTCGTTGAGAACCGGCTGCTCGCGGCGGAGCTGATCTGCGCGGCGGACGTCTGGGTCATGGTGACCACCGCCTCCCGGTACGCGGACGCCGTCCCCTGGCATCTGCTGCGTACCGCCAAGGAGTACGACGCGACGCTCGTCATCGTTCTCGACCGGGTTCCGCACCAGGTCGTGACCGAGGTCTCCCGGCAGTACGCGGCCCTGCTCACCAAGGCGGGACTGGGCGAGGTGCCCCGTTTCACGATTCCGGAGCTGCCCGAGTCCGCCGGGGGCGGCAGCGGGCTGCTGCCCACCACCGCCGTGGCGCCGCTCTTCGGCTGGCTCGCCCACCGGGTGGAGGACCCCGCCGCCCGTCAGCAGGCCCTGGGGCGCACGGCCACCGGGGTGATCGACTCGCTGCGGGCCCGGATGCCGGAGCTGGCCGCCGCCGTGGCCGGGCAGTACGCCGCCGCCGTCCGGCTCATGGGCGTCGTCGAGGACGCGTACGACGCGGAACACGCCCGGCTGAACCGGCAGCTCGCGGCCGGAGCGGTGCTCGCCGGGGACGCCCGGACCCGCTGGCGCGGCTTTCCGCGCGACAGCTCCGCCGGGGAGGTGCTCGACTCGCTGACCGGCAGCCTCTGCTCGCTGGTGCAGTGCGCGGTCGCCGCCGCCGACGAGCAGGTGTGCGACTCCTGGCGGTGGGAACCGGGCGCGGGCGCCCTCGACCCCGCCGGGCGGCTCGACCCCGAAGCGGCCGAACGGATCGGGATCACCGTCCGCCGCTGGCGGCGCGAGCTGGAGGAGCTGGCGGAGGACGAGGTGAGCGGGGCCGACCTCAACACCGCGCCGGACCCGGAGACCGTCGCCGCGCTGCTCGCCGCGGCCCTGCTCGGCGGGCGGCGGGCCAAGGGCGCGGGCGGGCGCCTCGCCGAACGGATCGGGATGCCGGGCGCGCTGCGCCTGCGGGAACGGGGCGGTGAGCTGCTGCACATCTGTGTCGGGACCCTGCTCGGCGGGGAACGCGACCGCAGACTCGCCCCCCTCGACGCCCTGGACGTCTCCCCCGAGCCGCAGGCCGAGCTGATCGCCGCGCTGTCCGTGCTCCAGAGGGTGAAGTGA
- the cas6 gene encoding CRISPR-associated endoribonuclease Cas6, protein MDVATDAPHLTWADVHGPARAVVYRLLEEHDPAIARSLHDDGWRGHPLKPIGVTSPQFKGAPQKNGVYTTSPHGAIWFGSPVPEIAAALVTALARRTEIVWGNARLRVRGFSIEVAAPAPVEGLVELETATPVVVRHERRELLPGDEHYIERLAHNLTHKADVLGLPAPRSLRLLKAGPRRRFSVRGAPRIGAQVRVSMEADPRFVDAIRSWGLGLDTVQGFGWIR, encoded by the coding sequence GTGGACGTCGCGACCGACGCGCCCCACTTGACGTGGGCAGACGTGCATGGGCCCGCGCGAGCGGTCGTCTACCGCCTGTTGGAAGAGCACGATCCCGCCATCGCGCGTTCGCTGCATGACGACGGATGGAGGGGTCACCCTTTGAAACCGATCGGTGTGACCAGTCCTCAGTTCAAGGGGGCTCCCCAAAAGAATGGCGTCTACACCACATCGCCACACGGGGCCATCTGGTTCGGTTCACCCGTGCCAGAAATCGCGGCGGCTCTCGTGACGGCTCTGGCGAGGCGCACCGAGATCGTCTGGGGAAATGCTCGGCTCCGTGTGCGCGGGTTCAGCATTGAGGTGGCGGCGCCCGCTCCCGTCGAGGGGCTGGTCGAATTGGAGACCGCGACTCCGGTGGTCGTGCGTCATGAGCGGCGCGAGTTGCTGCCCGGGGACGAGCACTACATCGAGCGGTTGGCGCACAATCTCACACACAAGGCCGACGTACTCGGACTTCCCGCTCCGCGCTCGCTCCGGCTGCTGAAAGCCGGGCCCCGGCGGCGGTTTTCCGTGCGGGGGGCTCCCAGGATCGGGGCTCAGGTGCGGGTGTCCATGGAAGCCGACCCGCGGTTCGTGGACGCGATCCGTTCATGGGGGCTCGGGCTCGACACCGTGCAGGGTTTCGGGTGGATCAGATGA
- the cas1b gene encoding type I-B CRISPR-associated endonuclease Cas1b gives MPAVGRTYWLTEPCRIRREDNSVRVERQDGSPVRIPITDIRDLVVFDHVDVNTSALSLLSRSGVTLHVLDHYGNHAGHFSPAESMASAAVVRRQVEITADEEQRLAIGRSLVLASAQNLRWSLDTDLLDPALDSLNAALPGCGSSEAIMGEEGNFRRTAWAVLDQRLPPWLRLNGRTRRPPTNAGNAFISYLNSIVYARVLTALRSTPLHPAIGFLHADTDRRRNTLALDLAEPFKPLFAERLLRRTAHQKHLKQNDFETDVGRASLSKDGRKKIAALVREELATTVYHRSLKRKVSYEELIHLEALKIVRLCLEGQPYKPFRPWW, from the coding sequence ATGCCCGCCGTCGGCCGTACCTACTGGCTGACCGAACCCTGTCGCATCCGCCGCGAGGACAACAGCGTCCGCGTCGAGCGCCAGGACGGCAGCCCGGTCCGCATTCCCATCACCGACATCCGCGACCTCGTCGTCTTCGACCATGTGGACGTGAACACCTCGGCCCTGTCGCTGCTCAGCCGCAGTGGCGTGACCCTGCATGTGCTGGACCACTACGGCAATCACGCGGGGCATTTCAGCCCGGCCGAGTCCATGGCCTCCGCCGCCGTGGTCCGCCGCCAGGTGGAGATCACGGCGGACGAGGAGCAGCGGCTCGCGATCGGACGTTCCCTGGTCCTCGCCTCGGCCCAGAACCTGCGCTGGTCGCTCGACACCGACCTGCTCGATCCGGCGCTCGACTCCCTGAACGCGGCGCTGCCCGGGTGCGGCAGCAGCGAGGCCATCATGGGCGAGGAGGGCAACTTCCGCCGCACCGCCTGGGCCGTTCTCGACCAGCGGCTCCCCCCGTGGCTCCGCCTCAACGGCCGCACCCGCCGCCCGCCCACCAACGCGGGCAACGCCTTCATCAGCTACCTCAACTCCATCGTGTACGCCCGTGTCCTCACCGCGCTGCGCAGCACCCCGCTGCACCCGGCCATCGGCTTCCTCCACGCGGACACCGACCGCCGCCGCAACACCCTCGCCCTGGACCTGGCGGAGCCCTTCAAGCCCCTCTTCGCGGAACGGCTGCTCCGCCGGACCGCCCATCAGAAGCATCTGAAGCAGAACGACTTCGAGACGGACGTCGGCCGCGCCTCACTCAGCAAGGACGGCCGCAAGAAGATCGCCGCGCTGGTCCGGGAGGAGCTGGCGACGACCGTTTACCACCGCTCCCTCAAGCGGAAGGTGAGCTACGAGGAGCTGATCCACCTGGAGGCCCTGAAGATCGTCCGCCTGTGTCTTGAGGGCCAGCCATACAAGCCGTTCCGGCCGTGGTGGTGA
- the cas2 gene encoding CRISPR-associated endonuclease Cas2, protein MILIYDTAVERNPRVLKTCRKYLHWTQRSVFQGELSAAQYRALMAALSGAIDPGYDSIRTYTVRSPEMVETDTLGVDLGGPGDII, encoded by the coding sequence GTGATCCTCATCTATGACACGGCAGTGGAACGCAACCCCAGGGTGCTGAAGACCTGCCGGAAGTATCTGCACTGGACGCAGCGCAGCGTCTTCCAGGGCGAGCTGTCGGCGGCGCAGTACCGGGCGCTGATGGCCGCGCTCAGCGGTGCGATCGATCCGGGGTACGACAGCATCAGGACCTATACCGTGCGGTCTCCGGAGATGGTCGAGACGGATACGCTGGGCGTGGACCTCGGGGGGCCGGGGGACATCATCTGA
- a CDS encoding YfjP family GTPase — protein MNPYEKTTDGPGEGKEREPDTGAGRRPRGSRPQAVRWDDGLIARRARPDGRSHPGDRADAPGTPRPGADSGPGGAPENAAGAGPGDGPGSEDLTGYPGGSGAAVRPRGDEPPPFGGTYDGPLRARLDALRELIGLSRTRLESSALAEARRVLDEASARQRLSSRHTVVAIAGATGSGKSTLFNALAQVPLSETGLRRPITSAPIACSWSEGEAGLLDRLAIPPRLRRRPLAGGEEALSGLVLVDLPDHDSALVRHREQVDRVLALVDAVIWVVDPEKYADAALHERYLRPLAGHAEVMFVVLNQVDRLTADAADQVLDDLRGLLDDDGMALGEHGETGATVLALSALTGEGVGELREALGHFVRSRTAAARRLSADVDAAAEELRPAYVAGGRTGLDERARDEFAARLAEAVGAGAAGEAAEREWRRHAVRACRTPWLRLWRWYGRVRTPGSGSPSAVAPVEEEPTARQRVEQAVRAVADEAAAGLPAPWAQAVRETAVRGAEGLPEALDELAAREAAETGKRPLRPAWWPAAVLTQMSMTLLQLYGGLWLTGQIVGVLPPGLTVPALLMAAGVIGGPLVEWACTAAVRGPARRYGQDARRRLREAAAGCGRAMVLDPVAGELMRYREVRERYGTVAGRNATTLVGRSARRRTRSARMGSRARGR, from the coding sequence GTGAATCCGTACGAGAAGACCACGGACGGGCCCGGAGAAGGGAAGGAGCGGGAACCGGACACCGGTGCCGGGCGCCGCCCCCGGGGCTCCCGGCCACAAGCCGTCCGCTGGGACGACGGACTCATCGCCCGCCGCGCCCGCCCCGACGGCCGGAGCCACCCGGGCGACCGCGCCGACGCGCCGGGCACCCCCCGCCCCGGCGCGGACAGCGGCCCGGGAGGCGCCCCGGAGAACGCGGCGGGCGCCGGGCCGGGCGACGGGCCCGGGAGCGAGGACCTGACCGGATACCCCGGCGGCTCCGGCGCCGCCGTCCGCCCCCGGGGCGACGAGCCGCCCCCCTTCGGCGGCACCTACGACGGCCCCCTCCGCGCCCGTCTCGACGCCCTGCGCGAACTCATCGGACTCTCCCGCACCCGGTTGGAGAGCAGTGCTCTCGCCGAGGCCCGCCGGGTCCTGGACGAGGCGTCCGCCCGGCAGCGGCTGTCCTCGCGGCACACGGTCGTGGCGATCGCCGGAGCCACCGGAAGCGGCAAGTCCACCCTCTTCAACGCCCTCGCGCAGGTCCCGCTCTCCGAGACCGGACTGCGCCGCCCCATCACCTCGGCCCCGATCGCGTGCAGCTGGTCGGAGGGCGAGGCCGGACTCCTCGACCGGCTCGCCATCCCCCCGAGGCTGCGCCGCAGACCGCTCGCAGGGGGCGAGGAGGCACTCTCGGGCCTGGTCCTCGTCGACCTGCCCGACCACGACTCCGCCCTGGTGCGCCACCGTGAGCAGGTGGACCGGGTCCTGGCCCTGGTCGACGCCGTGATCTGGGTCGTCGACCCGGAGAAGTACGCCGACGCCGCCCTCCACGAGCGCTATCTGCGTCCGCTCGCGGGCCACGCCGAGGTGATGTTCGTGGTGCTCAACCAGGTCGACCGGCTCACCGCCGACGCCGCCGACCAGGTCCTCGACGATCTGCGCGGCCTCCTCGACGACGACGGCATGGCGCTGGGCGAACACGGCGAGACCGGCGCCACCGTGCTCGCGCTCTCGGCGCTCACCGGGGAGGGCGTCGGCGAGCTGCGCGAGGCGCTGGGCCACTTCGTCCGGAGCAGGACCGCCGCCGCGCGCCGGCTCTCCGCCGACGTCGACGCCGCAGCGGAGGAGCTGCGTCCGGCCTATGTCGCCGGGGGGCGGACCGGTCTGGACGAGCGGGCCCGCGACGAGTTCGCCGCCCGGCTCGCCGAGGCTGTCGGGGCGGGCGCCGCGGGCGAGGCCGCCGAACGCGAGTGGCGCAGACACGCCGTCCGCGCCTGCCGGACCCCCTGGCTGAGGCTGTGGCGCTGGTACGGACGGGTCCGCACACCCGGGAGCGGCTCCCCGTCGGCGGTCGCGCCGGTGGAGGAGGAGCCGACCGCCCGCCAGCGGGTGGAGCAGGCGGTGCGCGCCGTCGCGGACGAGGCGGCGGCGGGACTGCCCGCGCCCTGGGCCCAGGCGGTGCGCGAGACGGCGGTACGGGGCGCCGAGGGGCTGCCGGAGGCGCTGGACGAACTGGCCGCGCGGGAGGCGGCGGAGACCGGGAAACGGCCGCTGCGGCCCGCCTGGTGGCCCGCCGCGGTCCTGACGCAGATGTCGATGACCCTGCTCCAGTTGTACGGGGGGCTCTGGCTGACGGGCCAGATCGTGGGGGTGCTGCCCCCCGGGCTGACGGTGCCCGCGCTGCTGATGGCCGCCGGTGTCATCGGCGGGCCGCTGGTCGAGTGGGCGTGCACCGCCGCGGTACGGGGGCCCGCGCGGCGGTACGGGCAGGACGCGCGACGACGGCTGCGGGAGGCCGCCGCCGGGTGCGGACGGGCCATGGTCCTCGATCCGGTCGCGGGGGAGCTGATGCGGTACCGGGAAGTGCGGGAGCGGTACGGCACGGTCGCGGGCCGGAACGCCACGACGCTGGTGGGCCGGTCCGCCAGACGCCGTACCCGGTCCGCGCGGATGGGCTCGCGGGCGCGGGGCCGCTGA
- a CDS encoding CRISPR-associated helicase/endonuclease Cas3, which yields MAPGALTNPPPRASLNDVRAKSTPAEDRERLTTHSRTVHAAVGLIEDRIANAGVLADSPAFWSQVRRAALLHDAGKIAEGFQRQVEPRGIPWGERHEVLSLAYADLLAGAAAWSEDDLTMVATLVATHHRALHNDGGTGHGGKPALSRIYNKETDWEEAFGTSVEDVDGRPVVQVPRFLHRELLAWFCGFLAVDPPSTRPGDPSLAQRARHLLQRLLDTWHHPVRPHRGLLAVLAQGALTLADRSGSAHIGLQTHMPLPYDYLARLPYHPHSHQRQAAETLGHLTLVAPTGSGKTEAGLAWAATQIGTMPGRPRVVWTLPYRASLNAIRRRLSEDLIPVPGERKADIGLLHGTVAQTLLADGLDDDCPGREPNTPPTADQARKARAQAGAMRLFTQRVRVATPHQLLSGAIAGPAYSSVLLEQANCVFVLDELHAYEPRTFGRLCAAMRLWERLGSRFAVLSATLAEVMIRIIEESVEQPVTVHRSPEGSGPVRHRLTLDELPIDAPESVQRIRDWLNEGHSVLAVVNTVARAQELFGQLADDARAARPGDPHAALLLHSRFRNGDRDTIERALLRRHPERRPGDGALRGGLVVATQAVEVSLQLDFDRAAVECAPVEAVAQRAGRVNRRGLHPDGPVEFRVHRVDGPRPYDPDAMDAAWAALRGLVADGATALSEQDIDELLRRAYATEWGKGWEEQARAARDAFAARFLTFTDPFHDRSEFARELSEAFDSTEVLHHDDAEEYRALTRGKAGDPLLASRLLIPLRLGQLRQFDCSFDPYLKVNMTDSAYDPTLGLQPPAARETIL from the coding sequence GTGGCTCCTGGAGCCCTGACGAACCCGCCGCCCCGGGCCTCCCTGAACGACGTCCGCGCCAAGTCCACCCCCGCCGAGGACCGGGAGCGGCTGACCACCCACTCCCGTACCGTTCACGCGGCGGTCGGCCTGATCGAGGACCGCATCGCGAACGCGGGCGTCCTCGCCGACTCCCCGGCCTTCTGGTCCCAGGTCCGCCGGGCCGCGCTCCTCCACGACGCGGGCAAGATCGCCGAGGGCTTCCAGCGGCAGGTGGAGCCCCGGGGCATCCCCTGGGGCGAACGCCACGAAGTGCTGTCCCTCGCCTATGCCGACCTTCTCGCGGGCGCCGCCGCCTGGAGCGAGGACGATCTGACCATGGTCGCCACCCTGGTGGCCACCCATCATCGGGCCCTGCACAACGACGGCGGCACCGGCCACGGAGGCAAGCCCGCCCTGAGCCGGATCTACAACAAGGAGACCGACTGGGAGGAGGCGTTCGGCACCAGCGTCGAGGACGTGGACGGCCGACCCGTCGTCCAGGTGCCGCGCTTTCTCCACCGGGAGCTGCTGGCCTGGTTCTGCGGCTTCCTGGCGGTGGACCCGCCCAGCACCCGGCCCGGAGACCCCTCACTGGCGCAACGGGCCCGCCACCTGCTGCAACGGCTCCTGGACACCTGGCACCACCCCGTCAGACCCCACCGGGGTCTGCTCGCGGTGCTCGCGCAGGGCGCCCTCACCCTGGCCGACCGCTCCGGCTCCGCCCACATCGGGCTCCAGACCCATATGCCGCTGCCGTACGACTACCTCGCCCGGCTGCCGTACCACCCGCACAGCCATCAACGGCAGGCTGCGGAAACCCTGGGTCATCTGACGTTGGTGGCTCCGACCGGCAGCGGCAAGACCGAGGCCGGGCTCGCCTGGGCGGCCACCCAGATCGGCACGATGCCCGGACGCCCCCGGGTGGTCTGGACACTTCCGTACCGCGCTTCCCTCAACGCGATCCGCCGCCGGCTCAGCGAGGATCTGATCCCCGTCCCCGGCGAACGGAAAGCCGACATCGGGCTGCTGCACGGCACCGTCGCCCAGACCCTGCTCGCCGACGGACTGGACGACGACTGCCCCGGACGCGAACCGAACACCCCGCCCACCGCCGACCAGGCCCGCAAGGCACGCGCGCAGGCGGGCGCCATGCGCCTCTTCACCCAGCGGGTCCGGGTGGCGACCCCGCACCAGCTCCTCAGCGGCGCCATCGCGGGACCCGCGTACTCCTCCGTCCTCCTCGAACAGGCGAACTGCGTCTTCGTCCTCGACGAGTTGCACGCCTACGAGCCCCGCACCTTCGGCCGGCTCTGCGCCGCCATGCGGCTGTGGGAACGGCTCGGCAGCCGGTTCGCCGTGCTCTCGGCCACGCTCGCCGAGGTGATGATCCGGATCATCGAGGAGAGCGTGGAGCAGCCGGTCACTGTGCACCGGTCGCCCGAGGGCTCCGGTCCCGTACGGCACCGGCTGACCCTGGACGAGCTGCCGATCGACGCGCCGGAGAGCGTCCAGCGCATCAGGGACTGGCTGAACGAGGGCCACAGCGTGCTGGCCGTCGTGAACACGGTCGCCCGCGCACAGGAGCTGTTCGGGCAGCTCGCCGACGACGCCCGCGCGGCCCGGCCCGGCGATCCGCACGCGGCGCTGCTGCTCCACTCCCGGTTCAGGAACGGCGACCGGGACACCATCGAGAGGGCGCTGCTGCGCCGCCATCCCGAACGGCGTCCCGGCGACGGCGCCCTGCGCGGCGGGCTCGTCGTCGCCACCCAGGCGGTGGAGGTCTCCCTCCAGCTCGACTTCGACCGCGCCGCCGTGGAGTGCGCTCCCGTGGAAGCCGTCGCCCAGCGGGCGGGACGGGTCAACCGACGGGGGCTGCATCCGGACGGCCCGGTCGAGTTCCGCGTCCACCGTGTGGACGGGCCCCGGCCGTACGACCCCGACGCCATGGACGCCGCCTGGGCCGCTCTGCGCGGTCTCGTCGCGGACGGCGCCACCGCGCTGAGCGAGCAGGACATCGACGAGCTGCTGCGACGGGCCTACGCGACGGAGTGGGGGAAGGGGTGGGAAGAGCAGGCACGGGCGGCGCGGGACGCGTTCGCCGCGCGCTTCCTCACCTTCACCGACCCCTTCCACGACCGGAGCGAGTTCGCGCGCGAGCTGAGCGAGGCGTTCGACAGCACCGAAGTGCTGCACCACGACGACGCGGAGGAGTACCGCGCCCTCACCCGAGGGAAGGCGGGGGACCCGCTGCTCGCCTCGCGTCTCCTCATCCCGCTTCGGCTCGGACAACTGAGGCAGTTCGACTGCTCGTTCGACCCCTATCTGAAGGTGAACATGACCGACAGCGCCTACGACCCCACTCTCGGCCTCCAGCCACCCGCCGCACGGGAGACCATCCTGTGA
- the cas5 gene encoding CRISPR-associated protein Cas5 encodes MTEPLSAWRVVFYAPVASFRDPLFPGLTRGLPVPPPSTVRGLLAAATGEPSESLAFGMAAWSEGGGTDDETYHPISASGLNPSVAGRVRPGKGGMTIRSRPFLTGVHLTVWLPGPDGARIADALRRPRWPLRLGRSQDLVHVGERTRVTLNPAEEAAVGSALAPLSGHDVPSATVHRLAASVSTDRMASRWTDYLWCDIPAGRHPVRGAYEDATCRAHPGAEKGQALWLLEP; translated from the coding sequence GTGACCGAGCCCCTGTCCGCCTGGCGGGTGGTGTTCTACGCGCCGGTGGCGTCGTTCCGCGACCCGCTCTTCCCCGGGCTCACCCGCGGCCTTCCCGTGCCGCCCCCGTCGACCGTACGGGGGCTGCTCGCCGCCGCCACCGGGGAACCCTCCGAGTCCCTGGCCTTCGGCATGGCCGCCTGGTCCGAAGGCGGCGGCACGGACGACGAGACGTACCACCCGATCAGCGCCTCCGGGCTCAATCCTTCCGTGGCCGGTCGCGTACGGCCGGGCAAGGGCGGCATGACGATCCGGAGCCGCCCCTTCCTGACCGGTGTGCATCTGACCGTCTGGCTGCCGGGTCCGGACGGTGCCCGCATCGCCGACGCGCTGCGGCGGCCCCGCTGGCCCCTGCGGCTGGGCCGTTCCCAGGATCTCGTCCATGTCGGGGAGCGCACCCGGGTGACGCTGAACCCCGCGGAGGAGGCGGCCGTCGGCTCCGCCCTGGCGCCCCTCTCCGGGCACGACGTGCCGAGCGCCACCGTCCACCGCCTGGCGGCATCGGTGTCGACGGACCGCATGGCCTCGCGCTGGACCGACTATCTGTGGTGCGACATCCCCGCCGGTCGCCATCCCGTACGCGGTGCCTACGAGGACGCCACCTGTCGCGCACACCCCGGTGCGGAGAAGGGACAGGCCCTGTGGCTCCTGGAGCCCTGA
- the cas7i gene encoding type I-B CRISPR-associated protein Cas7/Cst2/DevR has product MAYLAGRMLVSVEAGAPNNGRSADTTARVKYATVRGRRHPYVSAQAVRRWIRDGMVRQGVPASPVTRVGKAQQRAQKANTDADPITYPDDDLFGYMRAGAKKDDDATTLRDSPFMLGTLLSVTPAHPTEDFGVMARGVSEPVLHGHEFYSADLAAPFLLDLPRIGTFTLPNAHGVGRPNYLSQEAALQVARAAALGAGAESFRGQDSVRLPVAERRRRAALLLESIAHLHGGAKQALHYGDRVPHVIVLVPFHGGVNPLTHVITGDEEGLRIRGDVLRGELEAWAGEWEAPVRIGWRPGFRDDLRERFEKECAAEIADRTVVIGHPRTILLELAAEMRDGTTLDHWFEDPVREPVREPVR; this is encoded by the coding sequence ATGGCGTATCTGGCAGGCAGGATGCTGGTCTCGGTGGAGGCCGGGGCTCCGAACAACGGCCGGAGCGCGGACACCACAGCGCGCGTCAAGTACGCGACGGTACGGGGTCGGCGCCACCCGTATGTGTCGGCGCAGGCCGTGCGCCGGTGGATTCGCGACGGCATGGTGCGACAGGGCGTCCCCGCCTCTCCGGTGACCCGGGTCGGCAAGGCGCAGCAGCGCGCGCAGAAGGCCAACACCGACGCCGACCCGATCACCTACCCCGACGACGACCTCTTCGGGTACATGCGCGCGGGGGCGAAGAAGGACGACGACGCCACGACGCTCCGCGACAGCCCGTTCATGCTCGGAACCCTTCTCTCCGTCACCCCGGCCCACCCGACCGAGGACTTCGGCGTCATGGCGCGCGGGGTCAGTGAACCGGTGCTGCACGGGCACGAGTTCTACAGCGCCGACCTCGCGGCGCCGTTCCTTCTCGACCTCCCCAGGATCGGAACGTTCACACTGCCGAACGCCCACGGGGTGGGACGGCCGAACTACCTCTCCCAGGAGGCGGCCCTCCAGGTCGCCCGGGCGGCGGCGCTCGGAGCCGGTGCGGAGTCGTTCCGCGGACAGGACTCCGTCCGCCTGCCGGTGGCGGAACGCAGGCGCCGCGCCGCGCTGCTCCTGGAGTCCATCGCCCATCTGCACGGCGGGGCCAAGCAGGCGCTGCACTACGGCGATCGCGTCCCCCATGTGATCGTGCTGGTGCCCTTCCACGGCGGCGTCAACCCGCTCACCCATGTGATCACGGGTGACGAGGAAGGGCTCCGCATCCGCGGCGATGTCCTGCGCGGGGAGCTGGAGGCGTGGGCCGGGGAGTGGGAAGCCCCGGTCCGTATCGGCTGGCGGCCGGGCTTCCGTGACGACCTCCGGGAGCGCTTCGAGAAGGAGTGCGCGGCGGAGATCGCCGACCGCACCGTCGTCATCGGGCATCCCCGTACGATCCTGCTGGAGCTGGCGGCCGAGATGCGGGACGGCACCACCCTGGACCACTGGTTCGAGGACCCCGTCCGGGAGCCGGTCCGAGAGCCTGTCCGGTGA
- a CDS encoding CRISPR-associated protein Cas4 — MSPSADPLSDGAAPVGGVHITYLVHCPRQLWLYARGYRPEQRSDLVAFGEVVNETTFPRRRDVDLGEAKIDWVTTGAVVHETKSSRAPAPAHSAQVRHYCLLLERRGVNVRGGVVHYPLVRRTVDVLWDDDARTRAEDAEADAQAVIAAATAPERLTRDQCRGCSYLDYCWGD; from the coding sequence GTGAGCCCTTCCGCGGATCCACTGAGCGACGGAGCTGCCCCGGTGGGCGGCGTCCACATCACGTACCTCGTCCACTGCCCGCGCCAGCTCTGGCTGTACGCCCGGGGGTACCGTCCCGAGCAGCGCAGCGACCTCGTCGCCTTCGGTGAGGTGGTGAACGAGACGACCTTCCCCCGGCGGCGCGATGTCGATCTCGGCGAAGCGAAGATCGACTGGGTGACGACCGGAGCCGTCGTCCACGAGACGAAGTCCTCCCGGGCGCCCGCGCCCGCGCACTCCGCCCAGGTACGGCACTACTGCCTTCTCCTGGAGCGCCGGGGGGTCAACGTGCGCGGGGGCGTCGTCCACTACCCCCTCGTCCGCCGGACCGTCGATGTCCTCTGGGACGACGACGCCCGCACCCGGGCGGAGGACGCGGAGGCGGACGCCCAGGCCGTCATCGCCGCCGCCACCGCACCCGAGCGCCTCACCCGCGACCAGTGCCGTGGGTGCTCGTACCTCGACTACTGCTGGGGAGACTGA